A genomic stretch from Penaeus vannamei isolate JL-2024 chromosome 6, ASM4276789v1, whole genome shotgun sequence includes:
- the LOC113820048 gene encoding protein starmaker: MRWVVVVVLVSVAASGALGRPSLSFPALETRGRRSLVSSYLGKHVVKEPAVSPSSLEEEEEEGSGAVDPQTAVTSVVEESLVAPGSIAEEDDDGDDPDNDSQEDDSEAMMNDDSDDSDKESLLVTRDAQGGEDEGEDDHAGTHTDAEEAESQPEPKAEPEPETKAEPEPEPEVKSEPEPEPEAEAEPKASPEPEPEATSEPEPEPKSEVQLEPEPEAEPKATPEPEPETEPEPEPKTKAEEGEVKENTQVKKGGAKAAKSDSAAAQPKSMSSHRMAADAKSEAESETKLELQDVAEPNPKSKEETDAEDKPETDKTMAEMKTETTGENSKITSEEEDSLPNMDKESEDKSKVLKERNAELKTDGDDEEESDAPDMVTDGKARMETLGDNDLEKTNMQAILEMEKQFNETEESEEQHEEEPRATGTPPSMISDDVMDSIYLRTADSSEEEGDGGDSEEAGSGENKEAMDDDKAMDGEENDNMESEKEKGGNDEPKTQGNNIGKAMHTANETPKAEMTNEKDEKANSEEEEEEEEESTDSPAHSEDDGHKEENENVEHMEVRVDTNVEVKDKEPSETVTDHKEADKNEMGKPEVKTEHTRIHSPTNLIHSEVDLEATRENEKASDSKEEDGQKMERVSNKQESTVKTEAHSPIHSPTNLIHSEVDLEATLKNGEMSVSKVEDGGKMEEEEPAAEPEHSAEHVKDTEAHMESGSKTEEPEQNTESMEQVEETTKQDKQSEVEAQATTDAETEVHDNPKMSKDKMNADNIVTDESPKAKSMSSGGASNKVVDESDMAEPEPKAEVEPEPEPEIRAEAEPEAKAEPEPEVRTDPEPEPKAEAEPEPEAESEPMAETKPKMKTEAKPENKEDKVDVKSDLETKPDAEPKAEAVPEPEAESEPHAEPGTEAPKVTEQDTPAAHKEEETTTEHETNEETHAEKHEKPTAEDSPDSEVKKDKMTPPVLAKANSPEGLGEQASQEMLTLRDLVLTTMSGLPNDPRRPIATTQKPPKEVKVPKEKPTSTTVAPIAVKVNSMQAHGAKPKDAGKE, from the exons GTGGTGTTGGTGTCCGTGGCGGCGTCAGGAGCGCTGGGGAGGCCGTCCTTGTCCTTCCCCGCCCTCGAGACCCGCGGGAGGAGGTCGCTCGTGTCCTCGTACTTGGGGAAGCACGTGGTCAAGGAGCCTGCTGTGTCACCCTCCagccttgaggaggaggaggag GAGGGAAGTGGAGCTGTCGATCCCCAAACCGCAGTAACGTCTGTGGTGGAGGAGAGTCTGGTCGCCCCGGGTAGCATTgcagaggaggacgacgacggcgacgacccAGACAATGACAGCCAAGAGGACGACTCCGAAGCCATGATGAATGACGACTCGGACGACAGCGATAAGGAAAGCCTGCTCGTGACGCGTGACGCccagggaggggaggacgagggtgagGACGACCACGCGGGGACACACACGGACGCAGAAGAAGCCGAGTCGCAGCCAGAACCGAAGGCTGAACCAGAACCCGAAACGAAGGCAGAACCTGAACCAGAACCCGAAGTGAAGTCAGAACCTGAACCCGAACCAGAGGCTGAAGCTGAACCTAAAGCTTCGCCGGAACCAGAACCTGAAGCTACGTCCGAACCTGAACCCGAGCCAAAATCGGAGGTTCAGCTGGAACCCGAACCGGAAGCAGAACCCAAAGCTACACCAGAGCCAGAGCCTGAAACTGAACCAGAACCTGAGCCAAAGACGAAGGCCGAAGAGGGAGAAGTCAAGGAGAACACCCAAGTCAAGAAAGGCGGTGCAAAGGCGGCCAAATCAGATTCCGCGGCAGCTCAACCCAAATCAATGTCGTCTCACAGAATGGCCGCCGATGCCAAATCTGAGGCGGAATCTGAAACTAAACTGGAACTTCAGGATGTAGCTGAACCGAATCCTAAATCCAAGGAAGAGACCGATGCCGAGGATAAACCCGAAACCGATAAAACCATGGCAGAAATGAAGACCGAAACAACGGGAGAAAATTCCAAAATCACGTCGGAAGAAGAAGATTCTCTGCCCAATATGGACAAGGAGTCGGAGGACAAATCCAAAGTCTTGAAGGAACGGAATGCAGAACTCAAAACCGAcggagatgacgaagaagaatcaGACGCACCCGACATGGTCACGGACGGGAAAGCAAGGATGGAAACCCTCGGAGACAATGACTTAGAGAAGACCAACATGCAGGCGATTCTCGAGATGGAAAAGCAGTTCAACGAGACAGAAGAGAGCGAGGAACAGCACGAGGAAGAGCCACGAGCAACAGGTACACCCCCGAGCATGATCTCTGATGACGTAATGGACAGCATCTACTTGCGAACTGCTGACTCCAGTGaagaggagggtgatggtggtgatagcgaGGAGGCAGGTAGTGGAGAAAACAAAGAAGCGATGGATGACGACAAAGCCATGGATGGTGAGGAGAATGATAACatggagagtgaaaaggaaaaaggaggaaatgacgAACCGAAGACTCAAGGAAACAATATTGGGAAAGCCATGCATACGGCGAACGAGACACCCAAAGCTGAGATGACaaacgaaaaagacgaaaaggctaactcagaagaggaggaggaggaggaggaggagagtactgATTCCCCTGCTCATTCTGAAGATGACGGAcacaaggaagaaaatgaaaatgttgaaCATATGGAAGTGAGAGTGGACACGAATGTGGAGGTGAAGGATAAAGAACCTTCCGAAACAGTAACAGATCACAAAGAGGCTGACAAGAATGAGATGGGAAAACCAGAAGTCAAAACAGAACACACTCGGATCCACTCTCCAACTAACCTAATCCACTCGGAAGTAGATCTGGAAGCCACGCGTGAAAACGAGAAGGCGAGTGACTCCAAAGAGGAAGATGGACAAAAAATGGAACGAGTTAGCAACAAGCAAGAATCAACAGTCAAGACAGAGGCCCACAGTCCTATCCACTCTCCAACTAACCTGATTCATTCTGAGGTTGACCTCGAAGCCACCCTCAAGAACGGGGAGATGAGTGTTTCAAaggtggaagatggaggaaaaatggaagaggaagaacctGCAGCTGAACCAGAACACAGTGCAGAACATGTAAAAGACACAGAAGCTCATATGGAATCAGGATCAAAAACTGAAGAGCCAGAACAGAACACAGAATCAATGGAGCAAGTAGAGGAAACCACAAAGCAAGATAAACAGTCAGAGGTTGAGGCACAAGCCACCACAGATGCAGAGACTGAGGTGCACGATAACCCTAAGATGAGCAAAGATAAAATGAATGCTGACAATATTGTTACAGATGAGTCTCCCAAAGCAAAGTCCATGTCGAGTGGAGGAGCCAGCAATAAAGTAGTGGACGAAAGTGATATGGCTGAACCTGAGCCTAAGGCAGAGGTTGAACCCGAACCTGAACCTGAAATTAGGGCAGAAGCCGAGCCCGAGGCAAAAGCCGAACCTGAACCAGAAGTCAGGACCGACCCTGAACCAGAGCCAAAAGCTGAGGCTGAACCCGAACCTGAAGCAGAATCTGAACCCATGGCTGAGACTAAACCCAAAATGAAAACGGAAGCTAAGCCCGAAAACAAGGAAGACAAAGTTGATGTAAAATCAGATCTTGAGACGAAACCCGATGCGGAACCCAAAGCAGAGGCCGTTCCTGAGCCCGAAGCGGAATCCGAACCACATGCTGAGCCAGGAACAGAAGCCCCCAAAGTAACAGAACAGGATACACCTGCAGCTCACAAGGAGGAAGAAACAACCACAGAACACGAAACGAATGAAGAGACCCATGCTGAAAAGCACGAAAAGCCCACAGCAGAAGACTCACCTGACAGTGAAGTGAAAAAGGACAAGATGACTCCTCCAGTACTGGCAAAAGCCAACTCCCCTGAAGGACTTGGGGAACAGGCATCACAGGAAATGCTGACCCTGAGAGACTTGGTCCTCACGACAATGTCCGGCCTTCCGAATGACCCAAGGAGACCTATCGCCACCACACAGAAACCACCAAAAGAGGTCAAAGTTCCTAAAGAAAAACCAACAAGTACCACAGTCGCTCCCATTGCAGTCAAAGTCAACAGTATGCAAGCCCACGGTGCAAAACCCAAGGATGCTGGTAAAGAGTAA